One part of the Arachidicoccus terrestris genome encodes these proteins:
- a CDS encoding GH92 family glycosyl hydrolase gives MKLLFPKAVKVLIFRISPYSSPRRNRGQPSICSLYASLMLLLTVLFVTINPSRAQRQVSKNTGFAQNCKLNYARLVDTKIGNTAAGNTFPGATYPFGMVQFTRTYFSRQGGFVINQLNGAGCENMGNFPVLPLNGALRLSPENIKHLRLPVTNESGTAGDYQGLVQGNIRTSLTVSERCGLARFVFNGDSSQATIIVGGGVASTPLSASALAIKDGRRIEGYAMGGSFCGVNASYKVYFVAEFDIQPSAHGTWKGEQLRPGSDFVEGINTGAYFTFDLKKDRRQVKYKIAISYVSVDNARQNLLAEDHGWGFDQWKARAEAAWNSYLSKIEVKEDLSSTKNTSRITQFYTHLYHSFIHPNICSDINGEYMGADNKVHRSSRPQYTSFSNWDTYRTQIQLLSILAPVETSDIVASLGDFAQQAGGGMPRWVLANQETGIMQGDPSSILVANAYAFGARNYDARKLLKIMLHGATDSTAHAQQFLTRPGLGQYLKKGYYDASIQLEYNSADFAIARFALAAADDQYLSGGLLGRAQSWKNLYNPQRTWLQSRNPDGSWKPYYEDWRESTYKNYFWMVPFNLRGLIDTIGGNKAAEARLDSLFVRLDANYGQEWFASGNEPSFGIPWIYNWAGAPYKTQAVVHRIIKEAYGSGEDGLPGNDDLGAMGTYYVFCCIGLYPEIPGVGGFSVHSPFFNEIRVHLPGGLLSISGGSPDKPYIQAMQLNGHPYNSTWIQWKTLSDGANLSFKLSGKPNRHWGVNGLPVPPSFD, from the coding sequence ATGAAACTTCTTTTTCCAAAAGCCGTTAAAGTATTGATTTTTCGTATATCTCCATACAGCTCCCCCCGCCGAAATAGAGGACAGCCTTCTATATGTTCTCTCTACGCTTCGCTCATGCTGTTGCTCACAGTTCTCTTTGTGACAATAAATCCTTCACGGGCGCAGCGGCAGGTCAGCAAAAACACAGGCTTTGCTCAAAACTGTAAGCTTAACTACGCAAGGCTGGTAGATACAAAGATCGGCAACACCGCCGCCGGCAATACTTTTCCCGGAGCAACCTATCCTTTTGGAATGGTACAGTTTACCAGGACGTATTTTTCCAGACAGGGAGGGTTTGTCATCAATCAGCTAAACGGCGCCGGCTGTGAAAATATGGGAAACTTTCCGGTACTGCCCCTGAACGGAGCGCTTCGCCTCTCTCCTGAAAATATTAAGCACCTGCGCCTTCCCGTTACAAATGAATCCGGGACGGCAGGCGATTACCAGGGACTGGTCCAGGGAAATATCCGGACCAGCTTAACCGTATCGGAGCGTTGTGGGTTAGCCCGTTTTGTCTTTAACGGGGACAGCAGTCAGGCAACGATTATCGTCGGCGGCGGTGTCGCCTCAACGCCCCTGTCCGCCTCAGCCCTGGCCATTAAAGACGGCCGGCGCATTGAGGGATACGCTATGGGCGGTTCGTTTTGTGGTGTCAATGCTTCCTATAAAGTTTACTTTGTCGCTGAATTCGACATTCAACCCTCCGCCCATGGCACCTGGAAAGGAGAGCAACTGAGACCGGGCAGCGATTTTGTCGAAGGAATCAACACCGGGGCTTATTTTACTTTTGACCTTAAAAAGGATCGCCGGCAGGTAAAATATAAAATAGCCATCTCTTATGTCTCAGTAGACAATGCCCGACAGAATCTTCTGGCAGAAGATCATGGATGGGGGTTTGATCAGTGGAAGGCGCGGGCAGAGGCGGCATGGAACAGTTATCTGTCCAAAATAGAGGTGAAGGAAGACCTTTCCTCGACAAAGAATACTTCCAGGATCACGCAGTTTTACACCCATTTGTATCACAGTTTTATACACCCCAATATCTGCTCCGATATCAACGGGGAATACATGGGTGCCGATAATAAAGTTCACCGCTCTTCGCGGCCGCAATACACTTCTTTCAGCAACTGGGACACCTATCGTACCCAGATTCAGCTGTTAAGTATACTGGCGCCTGTCGAAACCTCCGACATTGTTGCTTCGCTGGGTGATTTTGCACAGCAGGCAGGCGGCGGTATGCCCCGCTGGGTTTTGGCCAATCAGGAAACCGGTATTATGCAGGGTGACCCGTCCAGTATCCTGGTGGCGAATGCCTATGCTTTTGGCGCCCGAAACTACGACGCCAGGAAGCTTCTGAAGATCATGCTGCACGGCGCCACAGATTCCACCGCGCACGCGCAGCAGTTTCTCACAAGGCCCGGACTCGGCCAGTATCTTAAAAAAGGGTATTATGACGCTTCCATTCAGCTGGAATACAACAGCGCGGATTTTGCCATTGCCAGGTTTGCGCTCGCTGCGGCAGATGATCAGTACCTGAGTGGCGGACTTCTGGGAAGGGCGCAAAGCTGGAAGAACTTATACAATCCGCAGCGCACATGGTTACAATCCAGGAATCCGGACGGCAGCTGGAAACCTTATTATGAAGATTGGCGGGAGTCCACCTACAAGAATTATTTCTGGATGGTGCCTTTCAATCTCAGGGGCCTGATTGACACAATCGGTGGCAACAAAGCAGCCGAGGCGAGGCTCGACAGCCTTTTTGTCCGTTTGGACGCCAATTATGGGCAAGAATGGTTTGCCAGCGGCAATGAACCCAGTTTTGGTATTCCCTGGATCTATAACTGGGCGGGCGCACCTTACAAAACGCAGGCCGTGGTGCACCGCATTATCAAGGAAGCATACGGTAGCGGAGAAGACGGATTACCGGGAAATGATGACCTGGGGGCAATGGGAACCTATTACGTTTTCTGTTGCATAGGTCTCTATCCGGAAATACCCGGCGTAGGCGGTTTTTCTGTCCATAGCCCGTTTTTCAATGAGATCCGCGTACACCTGCCCGGCGGTTTATTATCGATTAGTGGCGGCAGTCCCGATAAGCCCTATATCCAGGCAATGCAACTCAATGGCCATCCCTACAACAGCACCTGGATCCAGTGGAAAACGCTTAGCGACGGCGCGAACCTCAGCTTTAAACTGTCCGGTAAGCCCAACAGGCACTGGGGCGTAAACGGATTACCGGTACCGCCTTCTTTCGACTGA